GTCAGTCAGACTCATATCTCAGGTGTGAGATTAATTATGTCATAACTTTGTAAGGAAGGAATTCTTAGAGGTAAATTTTTGAGCTCATCTTTAATAAAATGTCTTTTCTTATTATTCTAAGATATAAATTTAAAGAACTTTCTTGTGAATGACTCAAGGTATCTATTTGTTCATTATTATAACCAGATGTATAACAGTCTCATCTACTGTTTTAACAGCTCCTTCTTCATACATATTCTGGTCTGTTCTGTAGGCTACTCCATGCAGGCAGACTCATGCaggcttgcaggatcagatcttcactttgaaattcacttagcttgttccCTGGGAAGAATGTTCACATGCTACTTGTCTTCCTTACCTCTAACAGTTATGTTCCGTATATTGGGATTGGGAGAGGGAATAGGCTGACatgttgatttatttttgaatataATATGGAAGGACTGTCTTAAGCTGCAATCCTGAAAAGACATAAGCAGGTGTTCAGTCCTACAtactgtgagtagtcctattgacttcattgggatccAGTGCATAAAAGTAAGTACATGTATTAGTCTTTGCAGGAGTGGGTCCTAAATATTGcttttttaacatttattattgTGCCTctggcatatttttttaaaagctgccaTATACCTTTCCTTAACAGTGaatgtgtgtttaaaatgaaCAGTTTCACTTTTTCTGGTAAACATGAGTCGGCTACAATTATGTGAATGAAAGTGATTTGTTTTATGGGAAGTAGATATTTTTATTCGCTGATGGAGAGTATCAGTGaaagcaaacattttcacaaTTGTTATTATAAATGAATCCATTCACACACAGATTAAAAAACTTTGGCCATgctattttaaaatggccagtggtttttgggtgcctccattttggggCACCCAGCTTGACACCTCAggaggggtctgattttcagtgggTAGGTGCTCAatactttcataaaatcagaTCCCTATGAAGCATCTCATTCTGGCTCCCCAAAATCACTCGTCAGCTTTCGAAAATCTTAGCCTCACTTCTTTTCTCCTAAGGAAGCAAAATAGAGTAAATTTATGGAACTTCAGCAGAACTTTGGCACTATTTCTGTTGTCTTCTGTGGTTAACTCAGACCGTTTAGAAAGAccatttttcttgatttttttttttttttttttttgtcaaatgaATTTGGAAGTTTGCACTTTGTATACCATATTATCATAAGATCCCTGCCTGAGCGGGGGAAAGCCTCAAGCCCTCCTCTCCTGTTGGTATTTCTACCTCAGTCTCCATGCTATTCCTGCATTTTACTATTCtgctgcgctgcgctgcgctgcgctgctCTGCTCGTAGTAGAGTTGAAAGTAACTAAAATCTTTAGTTCAGGATCTCTGTTTGCAAGATGCTGTAAACGCATAAGACGCTGCCCTGAACTAACACTACTTCCTTACTTTTACAACACTGAAATGCCAGCGAAGAGTGCGTTAGCTgtatttctattattttttccataactggtgtctGGCATACAGAAAGAAATTAGAATGTGAGTGAGACCCAGAGAATGAGAGAATACTAGATTAATCAAGGATGGCAGTAGCATACAGatatatttgtgtttgtttttgttttttggagtgATGATTAGTTCTTGGTGCAAGACAGCAGGGGAAGATCAGACTTCTACTATTTAACGTAAATGCTAGATTTTTATTTCCCATCAAGAGTataggtgactttttttttttttagcaaataaGATATTTATGATCTGGACAGCATTCCTCACCAGAAGTCTAAAAACGCTTTAGTTTAATATTGTACATTTTCTCAACAGTAGACCCATCATTTGAAATAATAGCTTTCTACAGTAGGTGAAGATGTTCATTGTGATAGGGGCAAGCAGCAAGAATTCtataacaaaatgcaaaacaagcATTAATGCAATGTTATGGCTGTACAATTCTGAATAGAGAGAAGTCTGGAAAGTCAAAAGTTAAGGTACCATGCTCACTTGACCATGTTGCATAGTCTACATAAAGCATATATTTAACATAATCAGCAACATGTtaaagaaaacaggaataaaaaaatTACTACGTATTTACAACAAGGCTGCATTAACATAGCTGTTGGAAGATACGTACATTTCCAATCTTTTTTAATTGACTTGTGCGATCTTAAGTTTTTGCATTAGATTTCCTAGATCTTGCTAAACTAGAAAAGAATATAAGTATCCAGTTTCACATGCTTTGGCTGACTGATGACTATCAAATGATAACCATTGGTGTTGTTCAAGTTCATAGGCACCAGTTTGTCAAAGGCTCAAGATTTTTAAGCTTCTTTAAGATCTTAGCTGTGTAAGCAGCATATTACATTCTAAGGAGTTATAGCTAATGCACCTTTAAGCACTTAAGTTGCCAAAGATGGACTGGAGCCTGTTTATGTTCTGTATTGCTATGCATGTATATCTATAGCATGCATGTGTGTACAGCTATCAATGGTATAGGAGCAGTATAGTTGTTAGcatatctgttttttttaattgcatatgCTTCAAATGGTATTTTGAAAGTATCTGCTACTAAATTaaagaaaagttttcaaaatggagcaaAGGCATGACTCCTCAGTTAGGAATAATTCCATGTTGAATTTTAACTTCCAAAGTTCAGATGTTTGTATCAGATGAACCAATAATCTGGTGTCATAAAAATGTGGTTTTTTTCTCCCTATCCATCTCACTACTCAAATAGCTAAATGCTGTTTGCCCAGattttccagaatttttttttccagggctgAGACCAAATATCAAAAAACTTCAAttcaaaagagaatttttttccaaaaaagcaATTAACATATAAAAACAGTTATAATTCAGTGGAAACAGTTTTGTAGCCTTAACTAGAGCATCTGTCACTGGTGAATGGTATACTTCTCTACCTATTTGTATTAAAGTATCTCAGAGCAGTTTAGACTGAATAAATCTCACATTTGCCTTTTGTGAAATAGGAGTAAAGGTTATTTAAGAATCATTCAACCCCGGCAGTAGAAAGCAGCAACTGCTTAATAGTGTACAGCAACACTCTAAACAGTAACAGTTAAATAGTAAAGAAGATTATATCCAGCTAAAAAGGCAGACAAAATTTAGGGAGGTGGAATGCAAGTAGATGGAATTCTGGCTAAAACCCCAGGATTTTCTTACTCTACCTTTACTCTTACGAGAATTTTCCTAGTATCTCACTTGTCGGTAACTTTGGTCAGGAtcttgatgtatttatttttaacgtCATTGGAAAGGGTCCTCACCAGTACCATGCCATTTGACACCTGGGTCCTATTGGCTCAgtactgacagagggagaagtgATACAGTATTGATTCACCAGCACTACTTCCTGCAGGTTATACATGTTCCTAGTGGtgtcccatccaagtactgaatTGCCAGAACCTGCTTAGCTTTTGAGGTCAGAGTGCATCACAGCTTGGCTTCCACGCAAGATGTAAAATGTTGtttaagaaataaaatgttaCTTTACATGTGTGATGTGCACAAAGAACTCTCTATATTAAAGTCTCTGGAGAAATAATTGTCATAAAATCAATGATATACCTgttgtactctgaaaagagatgTAGATGTGTAGTCTTTAAGACCACatctaaaaaatattttgttaccaTGTTATGTCTTTACATTTGTATATTATGTGAAGTTTTTTTTATAGTGTATCATGTATTTTTATGTAAGATTTTTGGTTGACTGTTCCCAATCAAACTTGTTCTCTAATTTCCTGTGAAGAACAAGATTTTGGTAGCTATCAAAAATAGGATCAGGGAAATAATTTCTTTGATTATTGTCATGTTACCATGTGATCACTTAATTATTTTCTGTTCACAGTGCTGCCTATGGAAGTGCTAATGTACATTTTTCGATGGGTGGTTTCCAGTGATCTGGACCTAAGGTCATTAGAGCAGCTATCTCTGGTCTGTAGAGGATTTTACATTTGTGCCAGGTATAATTGAAACTTTATCCATAGAATGAGATATTCACCTTATGTTCTTTTGGGTGGAGAACAAGGAGCTTTTCTTAATCTTAGTCTTTAAACTGGTTACAAGTATAAGATTAtaggtgtatttatttatttatttttattatttttatatatatatatatatatatatatatatatatatatattatttatttaggtAGAAAAAGTCATGtggaaatttaaaaattcctggTGGCACTTATCTTAATAAAATTGTCATTTTTCTTGAGAATACAGTTTAAATTTACCTTAGCAACGAGAGCAGAGACTGTATATTGCTGTATAAACAGTTAAAATTGCCAAAAAATACAATTTTGTGTGTAAAAATGCTGCCTAGTGGATGAGTGCTGTACTGGGACTAGGAtccctaggttctattcctgcctctgccattggcctgttGGTGACCTTGACCCAGTCTTTTTGCTtccctgtgcctcactttccccatctgtaaaatgggaataatgatattgacttcctttgtgaagtgctttgagatctgctgataaaAAAGCACTACAAAAGAGGTTGGTGGTATTAGTATTGCTATATAAAGACTGATAGTGAATCCACAGAGGAAAGCTGCCTGTGTTAAGAATATGTTTTTGCTTTTAGGCTGTTAAATCTATATATTGGGCTAAATCCTGCTCTCCTTATTCATGAGTAGTCCCTTGTTAAACTCCTGATAATACTTATCAGGTGCTCGAATACACCAATGATTGTGGTGTAAATGTCTGGATAGATAGAAGCTATTAGTCTAATTTAAGCTAATATGTTTTGGTAATATTTGAATGATGTTTATAAGCAAGGAGTAGCTTTTCTCGCAAAAGAGAGGACGTATTGTGAAATGGAGTTGAGGAGTCCTAAAATAATAATCGCGTGACTTTGTTCACCATGTAGACATCACAGAGCAATGCCAGGTTGCCACAGAGAGAAAGTTCTTTGCTGTATTGTCACTGCATCATATGTTGTACTTCGTGATGAGAAAATGGCTTTCTAGCTCCTCAATGATTCCAAGTTCTGTGTGGCTTAATAGTTTAGTAATTGAGCAGTCTAAGAAAAGTGCCTTTAACTCTATCCAGTTCCCATCTACCACTACATTGTTAAAAGTTCCCCACTTGTCTTTTGTGCCTTGATATTGGAGTTCAGCAAGGTACTGTAAAGCTGTGGCTTTTGCTTTTATATCTTCACTAGGGATCCTGAAATCTGGCATCAAGCCTGTTTGAGGGTTTGGGGCAGAAGCTGTAATAAACTTGTTCCTTATACCTCCTGGAGAGAAATGTTTCTGGAAAGGCCCCGTGTTCGATTTGATGGTAAGGAATATTTTTTGGAAACAGATGTCTTCATTGTTACATATGATTTTGCCAGAAAAAAGTTGCATAATCTTTTATTTCTGTCTAATTATATAGTGCCACAAATATTAGGCCTTCTCTGAATTCAGTTTGGTTTTGAATATGCAGTCATCTTTAAAAGAAACTTCTTCCTCCTCTTTAGGTAATAAAAATGTAGCTGAAAACCTATAGAGCCATAATTTTTAATCTTGTATGTTTATGCACTTTTAAAAGATGCTTACATTTTTAGGTACTTATTTTCTTATTTGCTTCATTTCTGTAGGTGTGTATATCAGCAAGACAACATACATACGTCAAGGAGAGCAGTCTCTTGATGGTTTCTATAGGGCATGGCACCAAGTGGAATATTACAGGTAGAACTGTAGTAAACTGAGTGAGGGAAgtatttcccccctctctccaaGTACTGTTCATTCAAATACAGATCTCAATACTGCAAACACTTAATAGTTCAGTTGAGCTCAGGGGAACTACTTAGTGTGTAAAGTTACTTGGGTGTAAGTATTTCCAGGATCAAGGCCATAAGGAATACAGTTAGATCTGGTCAATAGAGGTAGGTTTAGAAACTAATATTCCTCCTCAGTTGCACCTTTTGCTCTTGTCAATAAAACTGGAACTTTAAAGATGCCACAGAtttctccaaaaagaaaaggagtacttgtggcaccttagagactaaccaatttatttgagcatgagctttcgtgagctacagctcacttcatcagatgtataccgtggaaactgcagcagactttatatacacacagagaatatgaaacaatacctcctcccaccccactgtcctgctggtaatagcttatctaaggtgatcaacaggtgggccatttccagcacaaatccagtttccacggtatacatctgatgaagtgagctgtagctcacgaaagctcatgctcaaataaattggttagtctctaaggtgccacaagtactccttttctttttgcgaatacagactaacacggctgttcctctgaaacctgacagatttctccctctccccaaatcaTTCCTTCCTTTGTGTCCATCAAAGTagtgctcagaaagaaaaaatgagattaaataaAAATTGCCTTTAAATTTACTCATAACCAAGCAAGTAGATTTAAAGGctggtttttaaaatgtgcctTTGAACTCTTTCGAATTACTCATTCACTGCCTTTCTTAGCCTTTCCATTCCATTATTCATATAACTAATTGTTCTACTCTGCTGTCCCCTCCTGAGTCTAAAATGAGCTACAGGATACCTGTCAATCTCATGATCGTTCATATGATCTGGAAAGTATCAGCCTATCTTTCTAGATTTGGTATCTGATCTTAGCATCTACTTACGGTAGAGAAGCACTATCAAACAGACATCTTCAGATTAATGAGAGTTAAGAGCTAATTACATTTATCTCAGTGAATACTGGGTAGGAAGAAGGTTCCCAAAGTTTATATAAGGTTCATCTTGACTTCTGGCCAGTAGCTCCTTTCCTGTATTCCTCGTCTAAACAAAAATTCTTAACTTCTGTGCTCTTGCAAAAGTCTGCATAGTTTGGTCATGTGGTCTCCCAAACCAGGTCTTCTGGTTGCGTTTGAGCTGTTTCTATGTTTTTGAAAACgtgaaaatctgtttttaaatgcttggaATTAACACCTGTAATGCTACACCTTTATGTGAAGGGCTCCCATGGGAAAACATAGAACGTCTACTACTTTTTCCAGGTTTTTATTGTATAATTGTATTTTTGCAGATACATGAGATTCTTCCCAGATGGTCAAGTAATGATGCTAACAACTCCTGAGGATCCTCAATCTATTGTTCCTCGTTTACGGACTAAAAATGCAAGGTATGTTGAAACTGCACATTTGTCTGCATCACTCCATTTTTTACCCTGCAGAAAAAGGACGCttttcgtagaatcatagaactggaaggaacctcgaaagatcatctagtccagtcccctgcgttCAAGGCAGGACTtcgtagaccatccctgacaggtgtttgtccaacctgctcttaaaaatctccaatgatggagattccacaaccttcctaggcaatttattccagtgcttaaccatgtTTTCACTCATGTTAGCCTCTAAATTTAGGATTAGTAAAAAGATCAAAAGAAACATCATTTATTGTTTCTATTGTGCCACAGATATTCATAGTTCTTTACAGGGAAATACAAGACTGAGTCCATGCTTCAAGAGACCTTACAATTTAAGACCCTGATTCTGGAATCAGACATCTGATTGTAAGATCAAGACCTTGGACAATGTCTGGACAAACTCAGAGTGAATAGATATAAGAAACATGCACTGTTGGTCATGtaatttcaggattttttttttcttcttcttcttccccaaGAAAGGCAAGGAAGTAGGAAAAGAGGGCAAACAGTGAAAGGCTGTCTGAACAGAAGTGAACGTTTAGGAAGGAGTTGAAGGAATCAAGGAAATATATTAGTTTCTCTGGGTCAAGGAGGATGTTTCCTCCTTGAAATGTTCCCAGGAACTTGTTAAATTATTGTGGAAACGTGTTTgcatttccaaaaaaaaattcagttttgagcAATTGCATAAGAATTTGAAAGTGAAAATAACTAGAAATTGGGTAAAAAAACTGACTAGCTGGTCTACTCTGTCCTACCTAAGAGAAATACTAAAAAACAATTTTATGAACAACATTATAATTCATCACCAATAACAGGCCTGATGCtttacaaaacacagaaatattcCCTGGTCCAAAAGCTCACATCCTTAAAATGGACACGCAAGTCAGTAAAGGAAGGAAAATAGATCTTACAACTATTGTCAGTCTTAATGCTTAGGTGTTTTTGTAACGTAGATAAAAACTAGTATCCTTAACAGTACATGCTTGACACCATCCCTTTAACTTTCCAGAACTGATGCAATCTTGCTTGGCCATTATCGCCTCTCCCAGGATACGGACAATCAAACCAAAGTATTTGCTGTATTAATGAAGAAGAAGGAAGAGGTAGGtaccaaaataaaatacagagaaATAAGAGAACAAGATGGTAAGGagagtgggatttttttcttaagGCTTCCCACAATTGTGTCTTTAAAGAGCATATGGAGATGTGACTGTACTAAAGACTCGCTAATCAACTTGGTGCATGAAGTGATGTCAGATAAATTACCACACATTAGAGCACTTGTAAAATATAACAACTTACTTGTCTCCTTCCAAAAATATATTACTTTCTGAAGCAAGAAAGCAGTCTCTCTGCATCAACATATCGTGCCAGATCTATTTGTTTGCTGTAAGATAACTTTGTTCGCTCTTAGACACCATTTTCTCCCCCAATAAGCCCTCTTCTGCCAACTGTTCCCCAAGCTTGATTGCTACACAAGGCCTGTTAATTTATAACAGCCTTGCTAAATTTAAAAAGAGATGTATATCCCTAGCTCACAAGATGGTGGCATGAGAATTAAgccagaggaagaagaaaaaaggtgGGAGGAGCAGCAAAGACCTTTTTATGACATCACCTTTCATCTGTGTGAAACTTATTTCTGCAGCATTAGATAAATGAATCTAAATAATGAATACCTGGTCAAGAATTTAACTGGGAATAACTTGCAACAACAGATGTTGCACAAAAAAAGAAACACCTATAGTAAGTAGCGTCAGAGTAATTACAAGGGTTGTGGTGTTGTACATCTAAGTAACTTAGTCTCAGTTTTTCTCAAACCCTATATTGAGTTTGAGAAATTTTATTTTCCATGAAAGCCTGCTCCATATGTATCTTGGTATAAGTTAAACAATTTTTCAAGTAATATTACTACTTAATTCTAGTGTTTCCTATATATGAGACATAGTGTAGGATGTGTACTAAATAAGGAAGTGGTAAAAGGTGTTAAGAGTTCTGAGGCTTAAACAAAtgacttgaaaataaaataattatggtCTTGGTTTGGCATTTTATTATCACTCTTTCCTTCTAAGAACTTAAAGGATCACTACTTTTTGGCAATGTAAATAGAAGTATCCTATGTATGAAGGCATGGAGTTTTTGCTGTTTCAGGATCTGTACTCAcacttatttaaaatgttatggtAAACCATGGTAGTGCTGTATGTTCTTTGCGTGTCACTAAACTTTATGTTCATTGTACAGAAACCAGTTGACTACCACAAATACAGGTATTTCCGCCGTGTTTCTGTACAAGAAACAGAGCACAGTTTTCATGTAGGACTACAGCTGTGTTCCAGTGGCCGCCAGAGATTCAACAAGCTTGTTTGGATACATCATTCTTGTAACATAACTTACAAGTAAGTTAATAAACTGAGAACAAGAGCAAGGAAAGATGTTTGCTTGTAATAAGGCAAGAAGTGATTTATCCAATGATAAAATGTGCTAAGTTTTGTGGTTTAAACAAatgactttaaaataaaataattacggTCTTGGTTTGGCATTTTGTTAGCATTCTAAGAACTTACAGGATCACTACTTTTTGGCAATGTGAAAATATCCTAACATGAAGGCATGGAGTTTTTGCAGTTTAGTAAGATTTGTGAATAGTATTTGATCTACTATACTCGGCGATCGTAAGCAGCAATATTTTTGTTCCTAGTAAAGAGGTTTTGGAAAACCTCTGCTCTCTGgagctactccttttctttgggcTTGTGAATCTTTAAAAGCAGGGTATGCTGCAAAGAGCCTCTGCAAGGATACTCTCCAACCCCCTGTGTGCTGTGGAGTAATGTGCCCAACTACTATGTCTGGCTGTGAGAGATATGGGCAGATGGCCAGTGGTATACCCACTAACACAGACTTTCGAGTTGTGGGGGCACAGAGGGCTGTGGTCACTACTCTTGCCTATTGACTACAGTAGCAGTAGCCATAGCTTGGCTACCCAGATGTTCCTGATGCTGAATGATGCCCCCAACTCTTTCCATACTTCCCCATGTATAGGTTTTCTGCTCAGGTTTTGTGTAGGAACCAATTCTTAGTGCGGTGAGCCTGCAGTTGATCTTGAATGAGCAGAATGATTGTCTCCatggtgtatgtgtgggggggaattcCACTTCAGGGAAGTTAAGTAGTTGATATTTTCAACCTGATTTATCCTTAAAGATAGTAACTCTTACACTGTGACATTGTGTTTTCTTGGAGTTGTTCACTTGTTGGACAGCACAGTGGCTAAACACTATTTAGCTCCCAATTAAACCCTCCAAACAGGGCTTACATGGTGCATAGCCCTTATACCTAACTTCCGCCAAAAGGCAAATTTCATACTGGTGCAGAACAACAGTGTTGCACAAATCAATCTGTATAGGTCAGGAGGCTAGCCTCATGTGCTAGAGAACATAACTGGGAATCTAACCCTATGAGCATTAAATAGGCTAATAAGATATTTACTGTTGTATAGATTAATGATTCTCACTGAAGCATGCAAAGATGGTatttttacttcaaacattcctAGCTCTGGCTTCTTTACTAGTGCAATATCCTCCTCCTTGTATTCCAAATTCTGAATCCTATAATAGGAGTAGAAAGTATAATTCAGTGTGGAGTGCCATTGCTTATCGtgataattttattaataatacaAGCACATACTGGATAAACAGGAGATAGCCAAAATACAAGTCGTACTTTCAACATGAAGTGGCATTATATATACAAGGTTAGCTTGTGTGTCTGTGGCTTTGTGCACATTTCGCATTATGAAAATGCTGGATTACTCCTAATCACTCGCCTGAATACAGGATTGAAGGATTTAAATGGCAGTTTATATTTGATGAACGTAACTCACTTTTGTAACATTCTTTGTAGATCTACTGGTGAGACTGCAGTCTCTGCTTTTGACATTGACAAGATGTACACCCCTTTGTTCTTTGCACGAGTGAAGAGTTTTACTGCATTTTCAGAAAAGCCTCTGTAAGAAACATCTCTCCTGTTGCAACTCTTGCATGGATAAAAGATTAGAGCAAATGAGCACTTAAGTTATAAATCTGTATATATTTGAAACTTATTTTAAAGTTTGGGAATCTTTTTTGGAAGAATATATACTGGTAATATGTTCTATTTGATTTAGGGTggctgggtttttgttgttttgaaatCAAGCTTATGAATTGTTTTAAACACATTTATGTTGTGAAAAGACTTTGATAACATGAAAAGTTTTTACATGTCATTTTTCATACAGATTTATGAACCATTCTCTCTAAAATGCGAGTCTTCATCTGCCTATGCACCTTAATGATATCTCAGTCCAGGAAGAATTGTAATAGAAAAACACTTACTGTACATGTGACTTAGTGTGTGCGTGCTCTGGTGAAGGCTCAAAATGTGAAATAAGTTGTCCTACATCTGTTTAAAACTGTGTGTGACTTGAGaaaataaatttcttttaaagtaaatgtATTTTGTTTGCCTTTAAGAAATGACAAATTAAGtgcaaagaaaactgaaaaagtgTGAAGTTCAACCATAAAATTCAGCCAAACCATGGTGATACTGCACCATAATTGTTATCTGATCTTTATACCAGCCCATTAGAGCCTACTATCTCAGGGTGGCAGACCACTGTCAGGATCTGTAAGCCAGCCACAAGGGGAAAATGGCTGGCTTTCTCCTCTGTGGTCTAGGGAAGGGCTCCTCTAGTGCATGGTTCTGCTGGGGTGGTGTCATAGTGCAGATGTCACTAGTGTGCTGAATTTGAGTACGCACTGTACAGATTTAATTTTGCAAATGAGAACAGGGCTCCCTCAaacatgtttgtattttgttgttAATTCTTCATCTAGCTCTGCTACAGAAACTGTAAATTCAGTGGGCATTTGTCATTCTTCTTAAGTTAATTTCTGGGGCTGCTACAGATTTTCAGGTACCATGTGTACCTGAAATATGTTCCTTGGATTTTTCATGCAGGTACTGTATGCGGCTTCTCCTGCATATATAACTTGGGGGTTTGATGCAGATATTGTATGCTGCTTATGATAAATACGTACTTTGCGTTCTCAAACAACTAAAGcttctaaatgtttttgttctgctAGATTCATATAAGATTTCTTTTCTTAAAAGTAATTCTTTATAAGTTTACCTTATGAACaactcattttaaaatactgactACGAATTAAAGAGGATGCAAGTACAAAAAAAGCTGTTGAAAGAACTTT
The genomic region above belongs to Caretta caretta isolate rCarCar2 chromosome 3, rCarCar1.hap1, whole genome shotgun sequence and contains:
- the FBXO9 gene encoding F-box only protein 9 isoform X3, with product MAEAEEDCHSDLIRADDNEGPGEANLQARELFLKAVEQEQNGALYEAIKFYRLAMQLVPDIEFKITYTWSPEGDGVGKSYIEDGDEDGKMADLLSYFQQQLALQESSVKLCQPDLDVSQTHISVLPMEVLMYIFRWVVSSDLDLRSLEQLSLVCRGFYICARDPEIWHQACLRVWGRSCNKLVPYTSWREMFLERPRVRFDGVYISKTTYIRQGEQSLDGFYRAWHQVEYYRYMRFFPDGQVMMLTTPEDPQSIVPRLRTKNARTDAILLGHYRLSQDTDNQTKVFAVLMKKKEEKPVDYHKYRYFRRVSVQETEHSFHVGLQLCSSGRQRFNKLVWIHHSCNITYKSTGETAVSAFDIDKMYTPLFFARVKSFTAFSEKPL
- the FBXO9 gene encoding F-box only protein 9 isoform X1; amino-acid sequence: MAEAEEDCHSDLIRADDNEGPGEANLQAELQMFRAQWIFELAPGMSSGGLETVPRARGPGVKAIDTKGKQELAKEEKARELFLKAVEQEQNGALYEAIKFYRLAMQLVPDIEFKITYTWSPEGDGVGKSYIEDGDEDGKMADLLSYFQQQLALQESSVKLCQPDLDVSQTHISVLPMEVLMYIFRWVVSSDLDLRSLEQLSLVCRGFYICARDPEIWHQACLRVWGRSCNKLVPYTSWREMFLERPRVRFDGVYISKTTYIRQGEQSLDGFYRAWHQVEYYRYMRFFPDGQVMMLTTPEDPQSIVPRLRTKNARTDAILLGHYRLSQDTDNQTKVFAVLMKKKEEKPVDYHKYRYFRRVSVQETEHSFHVGLQLCSSGRQRFNKLVWIHHSCNITYKSTGETAVSAFDIDKMYTPLFFARVKSFTAFSEKPL
- the FBXO9 gene encoding F-box only protein 9 isoform X2 yields the protein MFRAQWIFELAPGMSSGGLETVPRARGPGVKAIDTKGKQELAKEEKARELFLKAVEQEQNGALYEAIKFYRLAMQLVPDIEFKITYTWSPEGDGVGKSYIEDGDEDGKMADLLSYFQQQLALQESSVKLCQPDLDVSQTHISVLPMEVLMYIFRWVVSSDLDLRSLEQLSLVCRGFYICARDPEIWHQACLRVWGRSCNKLVPYTSWREMFLERPRVRFDGVYISKTTYIRQGEQSLDGFYRAWHQVEYYRYMRFFPDGQVMMLTTPEDPQSIVPRLRTKNARTDAILLGHYRLSQDTDNQTKVFAVLMKKKEEKPVDYHKYRYFRRVSVQETEHSFHVGLQLCSSGRQRFNKLVWIHHSCNITYKSTGETAVSAFDIDKMYTPLFFARVKSFTAFSEKPL
- the FBXO9 gene encoding F-box only protein 9 isoform X4, whose translation is MQLVPDIEFKITYTWSPEGDGVGKSYIEDGDEDGKMADLLSYFQQQLALQESSVKLCQPDLDVSQTHISVLPMEVLMYIFRWVVSSDLDLRSLEQLSLVCRGFYICARDPEIWHQACLRVWGRSCNKLVPYTSWREMFLERPRVRFDGVYISKTTYIRQGEQSLDGFYRAWHQVEYYRYMRFFPDGQVMMLTTPEDPQSIVPRLRTKNARTDAILLGHYRLSQDTDNQTKVFAVLMKKKEEKPVDYHKYRYFRRVSVQETEHSFHVGLQLCSSGRQRFNKLVWIHHSCNITYKSTGETAVSAFDIDKMYTPLFFARVKSFTAFSEKPL